The Trichocoleus sp. FACHB-46 nucleotide sequence GATGCTTCTCTATATGGCGGCGATTATCCATTCATTCAAACAGGAGAAGTTAAAGAAGCGTCTTCAGTAATCTATATAACCAGCTATAGCCAAACCTATAATGAGAAGGGTTTGGCACAAAGCAAGTTATGGGAACCGAAAACCTTACTGATAACAATTGCCGCTAATATTGCTGAAACCGCTATATTGACATTTCCAGCATGTTTTCCAGACAGCATTATTGGTTTTGTTGCCGACTCAGGACAAGTTAGCCCTGAGTTTATTAAATACTCTATTGAGCAACTTAAGCTAAAAATGCAGAATGTCTCTAAAGGAACTACTCAAGATAACCTGAGCCAAGAAAAACTTAGAATCTTTGACTTTTTAGTTCCTGACCAAGTAACGGTGCAAGCTTTTATAAAAGCTACAAAACCTATCTTTCGCCAAACTCAGAATCTGCTTCAAAAAAATTACAACCTGAACAAGACTCGTGATCTTCTTTTGCCTAAGCTAATCTCAGGTGAAATTGATGTAGAGAGTTTAGAGATTGAAAGTGAGGGTAAGGCGATCGTGGTTGAAGAAGTGAGTGAAGTTAGAGAGGCGATCGCAGTTTGATCTGTAGTGGGGCGTGAGCGTTAAGGTTGGCAATTAAAGAATCAATGAAAGAGTAGAAAAATGCCAAAGACCATTGATGAGGGCTTTAAAGATTTCCTATCACAACTCACTCCCTCACCTTTCGAATCTAAAGCTGCACAAGAGCACCGAGCTTCTATTGTTGAGTGTCTCCAGAAGAACTTTGGTGCACTACGATTCTTTCGTACTGGTTCCTTTGGTAACGGTACAAGTATATATGGGTATAGC carries:
- a CDS encoding restriction endonuclease subunit S, whose translation is MGRGKSKHRPRNDASLYGGDYPFIQTGEVKEASSVIYITSYSQTYNEKGLAQSKLWEPKTLLITIAANIAETAILTFPACFPDSIIGFVADSGQVSPEFIKYSIEQLKLKMQNVSKGTTQDNLSQEKLRIFDFLVPDQVTVQAFIKATKPIFRQTQNLLQKNYNLNKTRDLLLPKLISGEIDVESLEIESEGKAIVVEEVSEVREAIAV